A single window of Selenomonas sputigena DNA harbors:
- a CDS encoding sulfate/molybdate ABC transporter ATP-binding protein has translation MELEVKIRKKLRGFDLAVEFSVRDEVLALLGASGCGKSMTLKCIAGIEKPDEGRILLNGRTLFDSEKGVNLAPQKRRVGYLFQDYALFPNMTVAENITFSAHGTKEEKRKLLERELARFSLAGLENSYPKELSGGQKQRTAFARILASDAELLLLDEPFSALDSYLKWQLELELLHLFDDYGRAAVLVSHDRGEAYRLADRIAVLSSGALESLGTKHALFEQPGTLAATLLTGCKNISRARRTAEHELFAEDWQITLHSAAPVPENLRHVGIRAHFFSLREEAAENTPRMEAVQIIEDAFSYLVMAKKADSDAAPVRWEIEKIAWQGLGQKEFYLHFPADRLILLER, from the coding sequence ATGGAACTTGAAGTCAAAATCCGCAAGAAGCTGCGCGGCTTCGATCTTGCCGTGGAATTTTCCGTGCGCGACGAAGTGCTCGCTCTGCTCGGCGCCTCGGGCTGCGGCAAGAGCATGACCTTGAAGTGCATCGCGGGCATCGAAAAGCCCGACGAAGGTCGCATCCTGCTCAACGGGCGCACGCTCTTCGACAGCGAAAAGGGCGTGAACCTCGCGCCGCAGAAGCGCCGCGTCGGCTACCTGTTCCAAGACTACGCCCTCTTTCCCAACATGACCGTCGCCGAGAACATCACGTTTTCGGCGCACGGCACGAAAGAAGAAAAGCGCAAGCTCCTCGAAAGGGAGCTTGCGCGCTTTTCGCTTGCGGGACTCGAAAACTCTTACCCCAAGGAACTTTCGGGCGGACAGAAACAGCGCACGGCGTTCGCGCGCATCCTCGCCTCCGATGCCGAACTTCTGCTGCTCGACGAGCCGTTCTCCGCGCTCGACAGCTACCTCAAGTGGCAGTTGGAGCTGGAGCTGCTACACCTCTTCGACGACTACGGACGCGCCGCCGTCCTCGTCTCGCACGACCGCGGCGAAGCCTACCGCCTGGCCGATCGCATCGCCGTCCTGAGCAGCGGCGCCCTCGAATCGCTCGGCACGAAGCACGCGCTCTTCGAGCAGCCCGGCACACTCGCGGCGACGCTCCTCACAGGCTGCAAGAATATCTCCCGCGCACGCCGCACGGCAGAGCATGAGCTCTTCGCCGAGGACTGGCAAATCACGCTGCACTCTGCCGCCCCCGTGCCCGAGAACCTCCGCCATGTCGGCATCCGCGCCCACTTCTTTTCCCTGCGCGAAGAAGCGGCGGAAAACACGCCGCGCATGGAAGCCGTGCAGATCATCGAGGATGCCTTTTCCTACCTCGTCATGGCGAAGAAGGCGGATTCGGACGCCGCGCCCGTGCGTTGGGAGATTGAAAAAATCGCTTGGCAAGGGCTGGGGCAGAAAGAATTCTATCTGCATTTTCCCGCCGATCGGCTCATCTTGCTCGAACGATAG
- the modB gene encoding molybdate ABC transporter permease subunit, with amino-acid sequence MEFSPFWITLKTATVATFISFFLGIALAYAVLHLRRFQGIADAVITLPMVLPPTVVGFFLLLVFGRKSPLGQMLLDFGMPLVFTWKATVIAAVVVSLPLMYRTARGAFEQLDKNIVYAARTLGISEWRIFWRILVPNAKHGIVAGLVLTFTRALGEFGATIMFAGNVPGTTQTMSTAIYAAVQANDYDLAFQWATALVLFSLVFVAAMNAWLARSRG; translated from the coding sequence ATGGAATTTTCTCCCTTTTGGATCACCTTGAAGACGGCGACGGTCGCCACCTTCATCTCCTTCTTCCTCGGCATCGCCCTCGCCTACGCCGTCCTCCATCTGAGGCGCTTCCAAGGCATTGCCGACGCCGTCATCACATTGCCCATGGTGCTGCCGCCGACCGTCGTCGGCTTCTTCCTCCTGCTCGTATTCGGCAGGAAAAGCCCTCTAGGGCAAATGCTCCTCGACTTCGGCATGCCGCTCGTCTTCACATGGAAGGCGACCGTCATCGCCGCCGTCGTCGTCTCGCTGCCCCTCATGTACCGCACGGCGCGCGGCGCCTTCGAGCAGCTCGACAAAAACATCGTCTATGCGGCACGCACGCTCGGCATCTCCGAGTGGCGCATCTTCTGGCGCATCCTCGTGCCGAACGCCAAGCACGGCATCGTTGCGGGACTCGTGCTGACGTTCACGCGTGCACTCGGCGAGTTCGGCGCGACTATCATGTTCGCAGGCAACGTCCCCGGCACGACGCAGACGATGTCCACAGCGATCTACGCCGCTGTACAGGCGAACGACTACGACCTCGCCTTCCAATGGGCGACGGCTCTCGTCCTCTTCTCCCTCGTCTTCGTCGCCGCCATGAACGCTTGGCTCGCGCGAAGCCGCGGCTAA
- the groL gene encoding chaperonin GroEL (60 kDa chaperone family; promotes refolding of misfolded polypeptides especially under stressful conditions; forms two stacked rings of heptamers to form a barrel-shaped 14mer; ends can be capped by GroES; misfolded proteins enter the barrel where they are refolded when GroES binds) → MAKQVLFNEEARRALGKGVDALANAVKVTLGPKGRNVVLDKKFGAPTITNDGVTIAKDIELEDPFENMGAQLVKEVATKTNDIAGDGTTTATLLAQAMIHEGMRNVAAGANPMILKKGIDQAVKKLVDEIKSNSKKVEGKAAIAQVAAISSGDEEVGELIAEAMEKVGKDGVITVEESKSMDTNLSVVEGMQFDRGYISPYMVTDTDKMEAVLDNPYILITDRKISAIADILPILEKVVKQGKELMIIAEDLDGEALATLVVNKLRGTFKALAVKAPGFGDRRKAMLEDIAILTGGTVISEEVGRKLDSVEIEDLGQARQVRASKEETTIVDGSGDKAAIDARVEQIKKQVAETTSDFDKEKLQERLAKLAGGVAVIEIGAATEVEMKDKKLRIEDALNATRAAVEEGIVAGGGTTFVDILPALDALSAEGDVQTGINIVKRAIEEPVRQIANNAGLEGSVVVENVKKSANGTGFNALTGEYVDMIGAGIVDPAKVTRSALQNAASIAAMVLTTETLVADKPEKEPPMPMGAPGMGGGMPGMM, encoded by the coding sequence ATGGCAAAGCAGGTTTTGTTCAATGAAGAAGCGCGCCGTGCGCTCGGCAAGGGCGTCGACGCTTTGGCAAATGCCGTAAAGGTCACGCTTGGGCCTAAGGGTCGCAACGTCGTTCTCGACAAGAAGTTCGGCGCACCGACGATCACGAACGACGGCGTGACGATTGCGAAGGACATCGAACTCGAAGATCCGTTTGAGAACATGGGCGCACAGCTCGTCAAGGAAGTCGCGACGAAGACGAACGACATCGCGGGCGACGGCACGACGACGGCTACGCTTCTCGCGCAGGCGATGATCCACGAGGGCATGAGGAACGTCGCTGCGGGCGCGAACCCGATGATCCTCAAGAAGGGCATCGACCAGGCGGTCAAGAAGCTCGTCGATGAGATCAAGAGCAACTCGAAGAAGGTCGAGGGCAAGGCGGCGATCGCGCAGGTCGCGGCGATTTCCTCGGGCGACGAGGAAGTCGGCGAGCTGATCGCAGAGGCGATGGAGAAGGTCGGCAAGGACGGCGTCATCACGGTCGAGGAGTCGAAGTCCATGGACACGAACCTCTCGGTCGTCGAGGGCATGCAGTTCGACCGCGGCTACATCTCCCCCTACATGGTCACGGACACGGACAAGATGGAAGCCGTTCTCGACAATCCGTACATCCTCATCACGGATCGCAAGATTTCGGCGATTGCCGACATCCTGCCGATTCTTGAGAAGGTCGTAAAGCAGGGCAAGGAACTGATGATCATCGCCGAGGATCTCGACGGTGAGGCGCTTGCGACGCTCGTCGTCAACAAGCTGCGCGGCACGTTCAAGGCTCTTGCCGTCAAGGCTCCGGGCTTCGGCGACCGCCGCAAGGCGATGCTCGAAGACATCGCTATCCTGACGGGCGGCACGGTCATCTCCGAGGAAGTCGGCAGGAAGCTCGACAGCGTCGAGATCGAGGATCTCGGTCAGGCGCGTCAGGTTCGCGCCTCGAAGGAAGAGACGACGATCGTCGACGGCTCCGGCGACAAGGCTGCGATCGACGCGCGCGTCGAGCAGATCAAGAAGCAGGTTGCGGAGACGACTTCGGACTTCGACAAGGAGAAGCTGCAGGAGCGCCTCGCAAAGCTCGCGGGCGGCGTCGCCGTCATCGAGATCGGCGCTGCGACCGAGGTCGAGATGAAGGACAAGAAGCTGCGCATCGAGGACGCTCTGAACGCTACGCGTGCGGCGGTCGAAGAGGGCATCGTCGCCGGCGGCGGCACGACGTTCGTCGACATCCTGCCCGCGCTTGACGCTTTGAGCGCCGAAGGCGACGTGCAGACGGGCATCAACATCGTGAAGCGCGCCATCGAGGAGCCGGTTCGCCAGATTGCGAACAACGCGGGTCTTGAAGGTTCCGTCGTCGTCGAGAACGTCAAGAAGTCGGCGAACGGCACGGGCTTCAACGCTCTGACGGGCGAGTACGTCGACATGATCGGCGCGGGCATCGTCGACCCGGCGAAGGTCACGCGCTCCGCTCTGCAGAATGCGGCGAGCATCGCGGCGATGGTTCTGACGACGGAGACGCTCGTGGCGGACAAGCCGGAGAAGGAGCCTCCGATGCCGATGGGCGCACCGGGCATGGGCGGCGGTATGCCGGGCATGATGTAA
- the groES gene encoding co-chaperone GroES: MIRPLGDRVVIKVSEGDMKTASGIVLPDTAKEKPQEGEVVAVGTGKMLDNGTRAQMEVKTGDKVIFSKYSGSEVKVDEQNYLIVRESDILAVL, encoded by the coding sequence ATGATCAGGCCATTGGGCGACAGAGTTGTCATCAAGGTTTCGGAAGGCGATATGAAGACGGCGAGCGGCATCGTGCTGCCGGACACGGCGAAGGAGAAGCCGCAGGAAGGCGAAGTCGTCGCAGTCGGCACGGGCAAGATGCTTGACAACGGCACGCGTGCGCAGATGGAAGTCAAGACGGGCGACAAGGTTATCTTCTCGAAGTACTCGGGTTCTGAAGTCAAGGTTGACGAGCAGAACTACTTGATCGTTCGCGAGAGCGACATCCTCGCGGTTCTCTGA
- a CDS encoding ATP-binding protein: protein MEIKRDRYLNTLISKKHNGLIKVVTGMRRCGKSYLLFKLFKEHLLSEGTDANHIVEIAFDTFENKRFCDPVVLYPYLKEQLAGEGLYYVLLDEVQLLGEFESVLNSLIRMENVDVYVTGSNARFLSKDVITEFRGRGDEVRMYPLSFAEFMSVYSGSKYDGWNEYMLYGGLPLVLNFTTTEQKIAFLKALFEETYISDIVGRHRIRNKTELEELLNILSSAIGSLTNPEKLSATFRSVKGKKISNSTIKRYIDYLCDSFLIDGALRYDVKGKKYMDTPVKYYFTDMGLRNARLNFRQLEETHSMENIIFNELKIRGFNVDVGVIQQYGTNDKGSSIRRQLEIDFVCNKGSKRYYIQSAYALPDAAKMEQEQRSLMLTGDFFKRMIITKDSPAPHYNEKGVLFMNVYDFLLDEKSLEN from the coding sequence ATGGAAATCAAAAGAGATCGTTATCTGAATACCCTGATCAGCAAGAAGCATAACGGGCTGATCAAGGTCGTTACGGGCATGCGACGATGCGGGAAATCGTATCTCTTGTTCAAGCTCTTCAAGGAGCATTTGCTCTCGGAAGGAACGGACGCGAATCATATCGTCGAGATCGCGTTCGATACGTTTGAAAATAAGCGATTCTGCGATCCTGTTGTGCTGTATCCGTATTTGAAGGAACAGCTCGCAGGTGAAGGGCTGTATTATGTACTGCTCGATGAGGTGCAGCTTCTGGGGGAATTTGAGTCCGTCCTTAACAGTTTGATTCGCATGGAAAATGTAGATGTGTATGTGACCGGCAGTAACGCCCGCTTTCTGTCGAAGGACGTGATTACGGAATTCCGAGGGCGCGGCGATGAGGTTCGCATGTATCCGCTGAGCTTTGCAGAATTTATGTCGGTCTATTCTGGCAGCAAATACGATGGCTGGAATGAATATATGCTCTACGGCGGTCTGCCGTTGGTGCTGAATTTTACGACGACAGAGCAGAAGATTGCTTTTCTGAAAGCACTTTTTGAGGAAACCTATATTTCCGATATTGTCGGCAGGCACAGGATACGCAACAAGACGGAACTGGAAGAGCTTTTGAACATTCTCTCTTCTGCCATCGGCTCGCTGACCAACCCGGAAAAGCTGTCGGCGACCTTTCGCTCGGTCAAGGGAAAGAAGATCAGCAACAGTACGATCAAACGCTATATTGATTATCTGTGTGATTCGTTTCTGATTGACGGTGCTCTGCGCTATGACGTAAAGGGAAAGAAATACATGGACACTCCAGTGAAATACTATTTTACGGACATGGGGCTGCGGAATGCCCGACTGAATTTCAGACAGCTGGAGGAAACGCACAGCATGGAGAATATCATCTTCAATGAGCTGAAGATCCGTGGGTTTAATGTGGATGTGGGCGTCATCCAGCAGTACGGCACGAATGATAAGGGAAGCAGCATCCGCAGGCAGCTCGAAATAGACTTCGTCTGCAATAAGGGCTCGAAGCGCTATTACATTCAGTCTGCCTACGCGCTGCCGGATGCCGCGAAGATGGAGCAGGAGCAGCGCTCCCTGATGCTGACGGGGGATTTTTTCAAGCGCATGATCATCACGAAGGACAGCCCGGCGCCGCATTATAATGAGAAGGGCGTCCTCTTCATGAATGTCTATGATTTTCTGCTCGATGAGAAGAGTCTGGAAAACTGA
- a CDS encoding exodeoxyribonuclease III, with the protein MRFVSWNVNGLRACLGKGFMQSFKALDADVFGVQETKMQPEQAILELTGYKQYWNSAEKKGYSGTAVFSRIEPLSVSYGLGIEEHDHEGRVIALEFDDLYFVTVYTPNSQRGLERLAYRMTWEEAFRDYLLALDAKKPVVVCGDLNVAHTEIDLKNPKTNRKNAGFTDEEREKMTELLAAGFTDTFRALYPDKTGIYTWWSYLRKARETNAGWRIDYFLVSDRLAPKIKEATIHNEVFGSDHCPVGLVLG; encoded by the coding sequence ATGCGTTTCGTATCATGGAATGTCAATGGTCTGCGCGCTTGCCTCGGCAAGGGCTTCATGCAGTCGTTCAAGGCGCTCGACGCCGACGTCTTCGGCGTGCAGGAGACGAAGATGCAGCCGGAGCAGGCAATCTTGGAGCTTACGGGCTACAAGCAGTATTGGAACAGTGCGGAGAAGAAGGGCTACTCGGGCACGGCGGTCTTCAGCCGCATCGAGCCGCTTTCCGTCAGCTACGGTCTCGGCATTGAAGAGCACGATCACGAGGGGCGCGTCATCGCGTTGGAGTTCGACGATCTCTACTTCGTGACAGTTTACACGCCAAATTCGCAGCGCGGCCTTGAGCGCCTCGCCTATCGCATGACGTGGGAGGAGGCGTTCCGCGACTATCTTTTGGCGCTTGACGCGAAGAAGCCCGTCGTCGTCTGCGGCGACCTCAACGTGGCGCATACGGAAATCGACCTCAAGAATCCCAAGACGAACCGCAAGAATGCAGGCTTCACCGACGAGGAGCGCGAGAAGATGACGGAGCTTCTCGCAGCGGGCTTCACCGACACGTTCCGCGCACTCTACCCCGACAAGACGGGCATCTATACCTGGTGGTCGTATCTCCGCAAGGCGCGTGAGACGAATGCAGGCTGGCGCATCGACTACTTCCTCGTTTCCGACCGCCTTGCGCCGAAGATCAAGGAGGCGACGATCCACAACGAGGTCTTCGGCAGCGATCATTGTCCTGTGGGACTGGTGCTGGGGTGA
- a CDS encoding undecaprenyl-diphosphate phosphatase encodes MELLKTVVLGIVEGLTEWLPISSTGHMILVDEFIKLDVSKSFMDMFLVVIQLGAILAVVVLNFEKLNPFSSWKSSWEKRATWQLWYKVILACVPAAVIGLLFNKFMEEHFMTAPVVAATLIFYGVMFLVVETYNKRRTPRVREIERLDYKTAFIIGLFQVLSLVPGTSRSGATILGGILFGTSRYVAAEFTFFLAIPVMFGASLLKMVKFGWHYTGSEILILVVGMATAFVVSILSIKFLLRYIKNNDFKAFGWYRIVLGIIVVLYLYFVGDPVQG; translated from the coding sequence ATGGAGCTTTTGAAAACGGTTGTCCTGGGCATTGTCGAAGGGCTGACGGAGTGGCTGCCGATCAGCAGTACGGGACATATGATTCTTGTCGATGAGTTCATCAAGCTCGACGTCTCGAAGTCCTTTATGGACATGTTCCTCGTCGTCATACAGCTCGGCGCCATCCTTGCCGTCGTCGTGCTGAACTTTGAGAAGCTCAACCCGTTTTCGAGCTGGAAGTCAAGCTGGGAGAAGCGTGCTACGTGGCAGCTCTGGTACAAGGTCATCCTTGCCTGCGTGCCGGCGGCGGTCATCGGACTTTTGTTCAACAAGTTCATGGAAGAGCACTTTATGACAGCGCCTGTCGTCGCGGCGACCTTGATCTTCTACGGCGTCATGTTCCTCGTCGTCGAGACGTACAATAAGCGTCGCACGCCGCGCGTGCGCGAGATCGAGCGGCTCGACTACAAGACGGCGTTCATCATCGGCCTGTTCCAGGTGCTGTCTCTCGTGCCGGGCACGTCGCGCTCGGGCGCGACGATCTTGGGCGGCATCCTCTTCGGCACGTCGCGCTATGTGGCGGCGGAATTCACGTTCTTCCTCGCCATTCCCGTCATGTTCGGCGCGAGTCTCTTGAAGATGGTCAAGTTTGGCTGGCACTACACGGGCAGCGAGATCTTGATTCTCGTCGTGGGCATGGCGACGGCATTCGTCGTGTCGATCCTTTCGATCAAGTTTCTGCTGCGCTACATCAAGAACAATGATTTCAAGGCGTTCGGTTGGTATCGCATCGTGCTCGGCATCATCGTCGTCCTCTATCTCTACTTCGTCGGCGATCCCGTGCAGGGCTGA
- a CDS encoding Dps family protein, producing the protein MHKMLNQLLSDLVVEYHKLQHYHWYVKGPDFFPVHAQLESYYDGVREDIDAIAESLLQINHEPLSSLKDFLATAKIEEAKPGFVTSDEILAEVEKDFSYIYEQVRSLKKAADEANRYVTSMLMDDLIKKYAKSLWMLRQARMK; encoded by the coding sequence ATGCACAAGATGTTGAACCAGCTTCTTTCCGACCTCGTCGTCGAATATCACAAACTTCAGCACTACCACTGGTACGTCAAGGGTCCCGACTTCTTCCCCGTTCACGCGCAGTTGGAAAGCTACTACGACGGCGTGCGCGAAGACATCGACGCCATCGCCGAGAGCCTGCTGCAGATCAACCACGAACCGCTGTCGTCCCTCAAGGACTTCCTCGCAACCGCGAAGATTGAGGAAGCGAAGCCCGGCTTCGTGACCTCGGACGAGATCCTCGCTGAAGTCGAGAAGGACTTCTCCTATATCTACGAGCAGGTGCGCAGCCTCAAGAAAGCTGCCGACGAGGCGAACCGCTACGTCACTTCCATGCTCATGGACGACCTCATCAAGAAATACGCCAAGTCGCTGTGGATGCTTCGTCAGGCGCGCATGAAGTAA
- the glyS gene encoding glycine--tRNA ligase subunit beta, producing MSKDLLLEIGTEEIPAHAMPGMLKELGENAKKALKELRLAHGAVRTLGTPRRLALVVEGLAEKQEDVAEEKRGPSVQVAFDAAGKPTKAAEGFARGQGLKAQDLVVRDGYVYALVEEKGESAEKVLAKMLPELISGLPLPNSMRWGDLDFRFIRPLRWLVALYGDRIVPFELACVKSGNTSRGHRFLSTGDFTIEDAAHYEEACEKAFIIVDPARRKALIEEGLVEAAKAHGGTAEITPNLLEEVLYLVEYPTALAGSFEDKYLALPPDAVITPMRDHQRYFPVKSADGKLLPLFLTVRNGGKEYLETVQHGNERVLRARLADAQFFFDEDRKKSLAEHLEKLKTVVFQEGLGTVYDKSLRLEKLAGKIADAIDANDAEKKAAMRAALLSKADLVTGMVTEFTELQGVMGKEYARLDGEGEDVALAIDEHYMPRFAGDAQPKTRAGLVVSLADKMDNIVATFSRGLIPTGSQDPFALRRQALGMVHSIIEAGVAISLHDLVDWTMDLLKITDAAVREKMQADVADFMRLRLKNVLAEEGIRYDIADAVLGNVDDVRRVLLAAKAVREQLAAPGMADAVQAFVRVANLAAKAEKGEVHVDAALFETDEEKELMKAYASARSAAESLIEAHDFVGAIDDFKDLAEPINAFFDAVMVMADDEKIRKNRLALLKGVDDLLREVADFSKIVQA from the coding sequence ATGAGCAAGGATTTGTTGTTGGAGATCGGTACGGAGGAGATTCCGGCACATGCGATGCCCGGAATGCTCAAGGAGCTTGGCGAGAACGCGAAGAAGGCTCTGAAGGAACTGCGCCTCGCGCACGGCGCGGTGCGGACGCTCGGCACGCCGCGCCGCCTCGCGCTCGTCGTCGAAGGACTCGCAGAAAAGCAGGAGGACGTCGCCGAGGAGAAGCGCGGTCCTTCCGTACAGGTGGCGTTCGATGCGGCAGGCAAGCCGACGAAGGCGGCGGAAGGCTTCGCACGCGGGCAGGGATTGAAGGCGCAGGATCTCGTCGTGCGTGACGGCTACGTCTATGCGCTCGTCGAAGAAAAGGGAGAGAGTGCGGAAAAGGTGCTGGCAAAGATGCTGCCCGAGCTCATTTCAGGTCTTCCGCTTCCGAACAGCATGCGCTGGGGCGACCTCGACTTCCGCTTCATTCGTCCCCTGCGCTGGCTCGTCGCGCTCTACGGCGATAGGATCGTGCCCTTCGAGCTTGCATGTGTCAAGAGCGGCAATACATCGCGCGGCCATCGTTTCCTCAGCACGGGCGACTTCACGATTGAGGATGCCGCGCATTACGAGGAGGCGTGCGAGAAGGCCTTCATCATCGTCGATCCCGCGCGGCGCAAGGCTCTGATTGAGGAGGGACTCGTCGAAGCAGCGAAGGCGCATGGCGGCACGGCGGAAATCACGCCGAACCTCCTCGAAGAGGTGCTTTACCTCGTCGAGTATCCGACAGCGCTCGCGGGAAGTTTCGAGGACAAGTATCTCGCGCTGCCGCCCGATGCCGTCATCACGCCGATGCGCGACCATCAGCGCTACTTCCCCGTGAAGTCGGCGGACGGCAAGCTCCTGCCGCTCTTCCTCACGGTGCGAAACGGCGGGAAAGAGTACCTTGAGACGGTGCAGCACGGCAACGAGCGCGTGCTGCGCGCGCGCCTCGCCGACGCGCAGTTCTTCTTCGACGAGGACAGGAAGAAGAGCCTTGCGGAGCATTTGGAAAAGCTCAAGACCGTCGTGTTCCAGGAAGGGCTTGGCACGGTCTACGACAAGTCACTGCGTCTCGAAAAGCTCGCAGGAAAAATCGCTGACGCCATCGATGCGAATGATGCCGAGAAGAAAGCGGCGATGCGTGCAGCGCTTCTTTCCAAGGCGGATCTCGTGACGGGAATGGTCACGGAGTTCACGGAGCTGCAGGGCGTCATGGGCAAGGAGTACGCGCGTCTCGACGGCGAGGGTGAGGACGTAGCCCTCGCGATCGACGAGCACTACATGCCGCGCTTTGCGGGCGATGCGCAGCCGAAGACGCGTGCGGGGCTCGTCGTGAGTCTCGCGGACAAGATGGACAACATCGTCGCGACGTTCAGCCGCGGCCTGATTCCGACGGGTTCTCAAGATCCCTTCGCCCTGCGCCGCCAGGCGCTCGGCATGGTACACAGCATCATCGAGGCGGGCGTTGCCATATCCCTGCATGACCTCGTGGACTGGACGATGGATCTGCTCAAGATCACGGATGCGGCGGTGCGCGAGAAGATGCAGGCGGATGTCGCTGACTTCATGCGCCTGCGCCTCAAGAACGTGCTCGCCGAAGAAGGCATACGCTACGACATCGCTGATGCTGTGCTTGGCAATGTCGACGACGTGCGCCGCGTGCTGCTCGCGGCGAAGGCGGTCAGAGAGCAGCTTGCCGCGCCCGGCATGGCGGACGCCGTGCAGGCCTTCGTGCGCGTGGCGAACCTCGCGGCGAAGGCGGAGAAGGGCGAAGTGCACGTCGATGCAGCGCTCTTCGAGACGGACGAGGAGAAGGAACTGATGAAGGCCTACGCTTCCGCTAGGAGTGCAGCTGAGAGCCTCATCGAGGCGCACGACTTCGTCGGCGCCATCGACGATTTCAAGGATCTTGCCGAGCCGATCAACGCCTTCTTTGACGCCGTCATGGTCATGGCGGACGACGAGAAGATTCGCAAGAATCGCCTCGCCCTCTTGAAGGGCGTCGACGATCTCCTGCGCGAGGTCGCTGACTTCAGTAAGATCGTGCAAGCGTAA
- the glyQ gene encoding glycine--tRNA ligase subunit alpha: protein MKFQEIILALQKFWSEQGCILAQPYDVEKGAGTMNPATFLRVLGPEPWNVAYVEPSRRPADGRYGDNPNRLYQHHQFQVIMKPSPDNIQELYLESLESLGIDPKQHDIRFVEDNWESPTLGAWGLGWEVWLDGMEITQFTYFQQVGSVDVKPVSSEITYGLERLAMYIQGVENVFDIQWTADYTYGDVFHQNEVEQSAYSFDLSDEALLFDLFDKYEKEAVRIIELGRVHPAYDYVLKCSHAFNLLDARGAISVSERTAFIGRVRRLARLCAQCYLKQREELGYPMLKRGAKA, encoded by the coding sequence TTGAAGTTTCAGGAGATCATCCTCGCTCTGCAGAAGTTCTGGAGCGAGCAAGGCTGCATCTTGGCGCAGCCGTATGACGTGGAGAAGGGCGCGGGCACGATGAATCCCGCGACCTTCCTGCGCGTCTTGGGGCCGGAGCCGTGGAACGTCGCCTATGTCGAGCCTTCGCGCCGTCCGGCGGACGGGCGCTACGGCGACAATCCGAATCGTCTGTATCAGCACCATCAGTTCCAGGTCATCATGAAGCCGTCGCCTGACAATATCCAGGAGCTTTACCTCGAAAGTCTCGAAAGCCTTGGCATCGATCCCAAGCAGCACGACATCCGCTTCGTCGAGGACAACTGGGAGTCGCCGACCTTGGGCGCATGGGGTCTTGGCTGGGAAGTCTGGCTCGACGGCATGGAGATCACGCAGTTCACCTATTTCCAGCAGGTCGGCAGCGTGGACGTCAAGCCCGTCTCCTCGGAGATCACCTATGGGCTGGAGCGTCTTGCCATGTACATCCAGGGCGTCGAGAACGTCTTCGACATCCAGTGGACGGCAGATTATACATACGGCGACGTCTTCCATCAGAACGAAGTCGAGCAGTCGGCGTATTCCTTCGACCTGTCGGATGAGGCTCTTCTCTTCGATCTTTTTGACAAGTACGAGAAGGAGGCCGTGCGCATCATTGAGCTGGGGCGCGTCCATCCCGCCTACGATTACGTTTTGAAGTGCTCGCACGCCTTCAATCTGCTCGACGCGCGCGGCGCGATCAGCGTGTCGGAGCGCACGGCGTTCATCGGGCGCGTGAGAAGGCTTGCGCGCCTTTGCGCCCAGTGCTATCTGAAGCAGCGCGAGGAACTTGGCTATCCGATGCTGAAGAGGGGGGCGAAAGCATGA